A stretch of Bradyrhizobium sp. AZCC 2262 DNA encodes these proteins:
- a CDS encoding ArdC family protein has protein sequence MSGHTARVRAGNDRASLYTEITDKIIAELEAGRIPWVQPWGTAAIKAPLAMPRNAVTQRGYSGINVLILWGSLYEHGFSGQSWLTFRQALGLGGHVRKGERGTTVVYADRFIPDDERRRAAEAGEEPGAIPFLKRFTVFNADQCDGLPEGVAASVVPPPPDLIEPRAEALIAATGADFRIGGARAYYNTSNDFVQVPPPAAYFEPINWHRTAFHELGHWTGQASRLNRDHSGSFGSKSYAREELVAEMAGAFVCASLGIVPTVRHADYIGFWLEVLREDNRAVVRAASAASKAADFLLAFLPPAIDSVVEGNEEAA, from the coding sequence ATGTCTGGACATACCGCCCGAGTTCGTGCCGGCAACGACCGCGCGAGCCTTTACACCGAAATCACCGACAAGATCATCGCCGAGCTGGAGGCCGGCCGTATCCCGTGGGTGCAGCCATGGGGGACGGCGGCGATCAAGGCGCCGCTCGCCATGCCGCGCAACGCTGTCACGCAGCGCGGATATTCCGGGATTAATGTACTGATACTATGGGGTTCCCTCTACGAGCACGGTTTTTCTGGACAGAGCTGGCTCACATTTCGCCAGGCGCTGGGGCTTGGCGGCCATGTCAGGAAGGGCGAACGGGGAACAACCGTCGTCTATGCCGATCGCTTCATCCCGGACGACGAACGTCGGCGCGCCGCGGAGGCCGGTGAAGAGCCGGGTGCCATCCCGTTTCTCAAGCGTTTTACCGTCTTCAACGCGGACCAGTGCGATGGCTTGCCCGAGGGGGTCGCTGCCTCGGTCGTCCCGCCGCCGCCAGATCTGATTGAGCCCCGAGCCGAGGCGTTGATCGCCGCCACTGGCGCGGATTTCCGCATCGGGGGTGCACGCGCCTACTACAACACGTCGAACGATTTCGTACAGGTGCCGCCACCGGCGGCCTATTTCGAGCCGATCAATTGGCACCGGACCGCTTTTCATGAACTCGGTCATTGGACCGGCCAGGCGTCCCGCCTCAACCGCGACCACTCGGGTTCGTTCGGCTCAAAATCATACGCGCGCGAAGAGCTGGTCGCCGAAATGGCGGGTGCCTTCGTTTGTGCCTCGCTTGGTATCGTGCCGACCGTGCGCCACGCCGACTACATCGGTTTTTGGCTGGAGGTTCTGCGCGAGGATAATCGCGCTGTGGTGCGCGCCGCGAGCGCGGCATCGAAGGCAGCCGATTTCCTGCTCGCCTTTCTGCCGCCCGCGATCGATTCCGTCGTTGAGGGCAACGAGGAGGCCGCGTGA
- a CDS encoding TetR/AcrR family transcriptional regulator produces the protein MRFEKGHKAATRRHIVDVASKCVRRDGISAAGIAGIMGEAGLTKGAFSPHFESKEALVREALASALGDQQHRLDEDQQRGLALEGAIRRYLNRAHLEDPAEGCPSAALLPEIARQPLSTRQDYEKALRSYVSSLAALLPDADSAASRRRATAIFGLMVGTLQFARAVPDTVQAEQILEGGVEAALHLARV, from the coding sequence ATGCGTTTCGAGAAAGGTCATAAAGCAGCGACGCGGCGGCACATCGTCGATGTGGCGTCGAAGTGCGTGCGCCGAGACGGCATCTCCGCCGCCGGGATCGCCGGAATCATGGGCGAGGCTGGCCTGACCAAAGGGGCTTTCTCTCCGCACTTCGAGTCCAAGGAAGCGCTCGTTCGCGAGGCGCTGGCGAGCGCGCTCGGAGACCAGCAACATCGGCTCGATGAAGATCAGCAGAGGGGCCTGGCCCTCGAGGGGGCGATCCGGAGATACCTCAACCGCGCTCACCTCGAAGACCCGGCGGAAGGGTGCCCTTCGGCGGCGTTGCTCCCGGAAATCGCCCGCCAGCCCCTGTCCACTCGGCAGGACTACGAGAAAGCGCTGCGAAGCTACGTTTCGTCTCTGGCCGCACTACTTCCGGATGCCGATTCTGCAGCGAGCCGCCGCCGCGCGACCGCCATCTTCGGCCTCATGGTGGGCACCCTCCAGTTCGCGCGGGCCGTCCCCGACACTGTCCAGGCGGAGCAGATCCTGGAAGGCGGCGTTGAGGCCGCGTTGCACTTGGCGCGAGTTTGA
- a CDS encoding amidase family protein, which produces MDDTTATSRQIASRDTTDLTSLGLAAAAAAVRNGDITSEAYTTALLQRARALAELNAFITIDEAAVLEAARDADKAHAAGSAAPLLGVPLGVKDSYLTKGLPTSLGVEGLARFVPREDADAVRAIKSAGALVFGKNNLVEMSYGLTGHNERYGQVKNPHARDRVTGGSSSGSAASVAAGIVPASLGGDTVGSIRVPASFCGVVGFKPTTGRWPRNGVAPISHTLDTTGAFARSVADCILVDQVVTGEQAAEFSDGGYNLKGARLAFAPRQFLDLVDSEVETRFREVVRRLQDAGAEVVEVDLGDDFNALIQTATWGIFAHETMGAISEFLRRHDIPTTFEAIYESLKPQLRQAWGHIVLPGGAGATSVEAYQTALNVSRPEIQRRLNTAFVSHGALVILQPTTPCTAPLIAEQATVHIAGQEVSYLALANHTVSASSVGLPGISFPVGLSRAGLPIGLELDAPLGSDRGLLHLARGIEGILDEKSRAI; this is translated from the coding sequence ATGGACGACACGACCGCCACTTCACGCCAGATTGCATCGCGAGACACCACAGATCTCACCTCGCTTGGGCTCGCAGCCGCTGCAGCAGCGGTTCGCAACGGCGACATCACGTCGGAAGCCTACACTACTGCGCTTCTGCAGCGCGCCCGAGCGCTTGCCGAGCTGAACGCCTTCATCACCATCGACGAGGCCGCTGTGCTCGAAGCCGCGAGGGACGCGGACAAGGCGCATGCGGCCGGCTCGGCGGCTCCGCTCCTGGGCGTGCCCCTCGGGGTGAAGGACAGCTATTTGACGAAAGGGCTGCCAACGAGCCTGGGTGTCGAAGGTCTCGCTCGTTTCGTGCCGCGCGAAGATGCCGACGCCGTCCGCGCCATTAAGAGTGCGGGCGCTTTGGTCTTCGGCAAGAACAATCTGGTGGAGATGTCCTACGGGCTTACTGGCCACAATGAGCGCTATGGCCAGGTGAAGAACCCGCACGCCCGCGATCGCGTAACAGGCGGCTCCTCAAGCGGCTCTGCCGCATCCGTGGCCGCCGGGATCGTACCGGCCTCTTTGGGTGGTGACACCGTCGGGTCGATCCGGGTGCCCGCATCGTTCTGTGGCGTCGTGGGATTCAAGCCGACCACCGGGCGTTGGCCGCGCAACGGCGTTGCGCCGATTTCCCATACGCTCGACACGACGGGCGCATTCGCCCGAAGCGTCGCGGACTGCATATTGGTCGATCAGGTCGTGACTGGTGAACAGGCTGCGGAGTTCTCCGACGGCGGCTACAACCTGAAGGGAGCCAGACTGGCCTTCGCGCCGCGCCAGTTCCTGGATCTCGTGGACTCGGAAGTCGAGACCCGCTTCCGCGAGGTGGTTCGGCGGCTGCAGGACGCCGGCGCTGAGGTCGTTGAGGTAGACCTTGGCGACGATTTCAATGCCCTCATCCAAACCGCGACATGGGGCATCTTCGCTCATGAGACGATGGGCGCAATTTCGGAATTCCTTCGGCGCCACGACATTCCGACCACATTCGAGGCGATCTACGAGAGCCTCAAGCCCCAGCTTCGCCAGGCGTGGGGGCACATCGTACTGCCAGGCGGTGCAGGCGCTACCTCGGTAGAGGCCTACCAGACGGCGCTCAACGTGAGCCGCCCGGAAATCCAGCGCCGCCTCAACACGGCGTTCGTCTCTCATGGAGCGCTGGTCATTCTGCAACCAACCACGCCCTGCACGGCGCCGTTGATCGCGGAGCAGGCGACGGTCCATATCGCGGGGCAGGAAGTCAGCTACCTCGCTTTGGCGAACCACACCGTGTCGGCAAGCAGCGTGGGGCTGCCGGGTATCAGCTTTCCTGTTGGCTTGTCTCGCGCTGGGCTGCCGATTGGCCTTGAGCTGGACGCCCCCTTAGGGAGCGACCGGGGACTTCTGCACCTTGCCCGCGGCATCGAAGGCATCTTGGACGAAAAGTCGCGTGCGATCTAA
- a CDS encoding NUDIX domain-containing protein, which yields MAALTKTSKRSTLSAGILAYRKGARGLEVLLVHPGGPFWRNKDDGTWSIPKGEIDAAEDPEQAARREFAEELGSSASIGRLQALGEVRQRGGKRVIAFTGEGHFDPAALASNTFDIEWPPRSGRRQNFPEVDRAEWFDIEFARTKMLSGQMELLDRLLAMTGESAGK from the coding sequence ATGGCAGCGCTGACAAAGACTTCCAAGCGATCGACATTGAGCGCCGGCATTCTGGCCTACCGAAAAGGCGCTCGCGGGCTCGAGGTTCTGCTCGTTCACCCCGGCGGTCCGTTCTGGCGCAACAAGGACGACGGCACCTGGTCCATCCCGAAGGGTGAAATCGATGCCGCGGAAGATCCAGAGCAGGCCGCGCGACGTGAGTTTGCCGAGGAACTCGGCAGCAGCGCCTCCATTGGTCGGCTGCAGGCCTTAGGGGAGGTTCGGCAGCGAGGAGGGAAACGCGTCATCGCATTCACCGGCGAGGGCCATTTTGACCCCGCGGCACTGGCGAGCAATACGTTCGATATCGAATGGCCGCCCCGAAGCGGTCGGCGACAGAACTTTCCTGAAGTCGACCGCGCGGAATGGTTCGATATCGAGTTCGCACGAACGAAGATGCTCTCCGGGCAAATGGAGCTTCTCGATCGTCTTTTGGCGATGACTGGTGAGAGCGCCGGGAAATGA
- a CDS encoding SOS response-associated peptidase produces the protein MCNLYSITTNQAAIIALFRVVNRYVGNLAPMPGVFPDYTAPIVRNGAEGRELATARWGMPSSSKALMDATKKRAEKLQAKGKTVDFKELLRMEPDGGTTNIRNVKSKHWTRWLGAENRCVVPFNSFSEFNKAEGGDIWFALDETRPLACFAGIWTNWTSVRKVKEGETTNDLYAFLTTEPNADVGAIHPKAMPAILTTPDEVEAWMTAPLDEALKLQRPLPDNTLRIVARGMKEDQAGPMA, from the coding sequence ATGTGTAATCTCTATTCGATCACCACCAACCAGGCCGCTATCATCGCGTTGTTTCGCGTCGTGAACCGGTACGTCGGTAATCTGGCGCCGATGCCGGGGGTTTTTCCGGACTACACGGCGCCAATCGTGCGTAACGGTGCCGAGGGCCGCGAACTCGCGACAGCGCGGTGGGGAATGCCATCGTCGTCAAAAGCGCTGATGGACGCCACGAAGAAGCGAGCCGAGAAGCTGCAGGCCAAGGGCAAGACCGTCGATTTCAAGGAGCTGCTAAGGATGGAGCCGGACGGCGGCACGACGAACATCCGCAACGTGAAGAGCAAGCACTGGACGAGATGGCTGGGAGCCGAGAACCGCTGCGTGGTGCCGTTCAACTCGTTCAGCGAGTTCAACAAGGCTGAGGGCGGCGACATCTGGTTCGCGCTCGATGAGACCCGCCCCCTCGCCTGCTTCGCCGGTATCTGGACCAACTGGACGTCCGTCCGGAAGGTCAAGGAAGGCGAGACGACCAACGACCTCTACGCGTTCCTCACGACAGAGCCGAATGCTGACGTTGGTGCCATCCACCCCAAGGCGATGCCCGCGATCTTGACGACGCCGGACGAAGTGGAGGCCTGGATGACGGCCCCCTTGGACGAGGCCCTGAAGCTGCAGCGGCCGCTTCCAGACAACACGCTCCGGATTGTCGCCCGTGGCATGAAGGAAGACCAGGCCGGACCAATGGCGTGA
- a CDS encoding cell envelope biogenesis protein TolA, whose amino-acid sequence MARKLKTYQTSLGFFDLAIAAPSMKAALEAWGADSNLFHQGAAKESNDPDIIAAAMAKPGVVLRRPVGSDGSFGERAELPTNLGGSGPRKATRKSKGTQAKQPSSRSVDKAAERKAALAYEREQKRRERERASEEAAKQKDRERRQQGVDKAQAAFNKAEQEHAKRAAAIQAEVEALEKRSQTEEARWDKEKERLEAALRRARG is encoded by the coding sequence ATGGCCAGGAAATTAAAAACCTATCAGACTTCGCTGGGCTTCTTCGATCTGGCGATCGCGGCGCCGTCGATGAAAGCGGCTCTGGAAGCGTGGGGGGCGGACAGCAATCTCTTCCATCAGGGCGCGGCGAAGGAAAGTAACGATCCGGACATCATAGCCGCGGCCATGGCGAAACCGGGCGTTGTGCTCCGGCGCCCCGTTGGATCCGACGGATCCTTCGGCGAGCGTGCTGAGCTGCCAACCAATCTAGGCGGGTCTGGGCCAAGGAAGGCCACCCGCAAGTCGAAAGGCACTCAAGCGAAGCAGCCTTCCTCTCGCTCGGTCGACAAGGCGGCGGAACGAAAGGCCGCTCTCGCCTACGAACGGGAACAGAAACGGCGTGAGCGCGAACGAGCAAGCGAAGAGGCCGCCAAGCAGAAGGACCGTGAACGCCGTCAACAGGGGGTCGACAAGGCGCAGGCTGCATTCAACAAGGCCGAGCAGGAGCACGCGAAGCGGGCCGCGGCTATCCAGGCCGAGGTCGAGGCTCTTGAGAAGAGATCGCAAACCGAAGAAGCCCGCTGGGATAAGGAGAAGGAGCGATTGGAAGCCGCGCTGCGGCGCGCGCGAGGTTAG
- a CDS encoding HAD family hydrolase has translation MPKAAIFDLDGTLLDSVDLHALAWQEAMLKFGHDVGFEQVRGQIGKGGDKLIPVFLSPDEQRDHGKELEDWRGNRFKTEYLPLVRPFSAVPELLRRVRDAGLQIAIASSAKKDEVEKYLDIAHIADLVDRKTSSDDVEESKPAPDIFEIVLKKLKIEGADAVAIGDTPYDAEAAGKAGIATIGVLCGGFAESSLRQAGCVEVYPGPAALLALFERSLLRK, from the coding sequence TTGCCAAAAGCCGCTATCTTCGATCTGGATGGCACGCTTTTGGACTCCGTGGATCTCCACGCGTTGGCCTGGCAGGAAGCCATGCTTAAGTTTGGCCACGATGTAGGTTTCGAACAGGTGAGAGGCCAAATCGGTAAGGGCGGAGACAAGCTCATTCCCGTCTTCCTGTCTCCTGACGAACAACGAGACCACGGCAAAGAACTGGAAGACTGGCGAGGCAATCGTTTCAAAACCGAATATCTGCCGCTGGTACGTCCGTTCTCGGCGGTCCCAGAACTGCTGCGGCGCGTGCGCGACGCTGGACTTCAGATTGCGATTGCTTCCTCGGCCAAGAAAGATGAGGTCGAGAAGTACCTCGACATCGCTCACATCGCCGACCTGGTGGATCGGAAAACGTCTTCGGACGATGTAGAAGAATCCAAACCCGCACCGGACATCTTCGAGATCGTCCTCAAGAAGCTCAAGATCGAAGGCGCCGACGCCGTCGCGATCGGTGACACGCCCTATGACGCTGAAGCGGCGGGGAAGGCTGGCATCGCGACCATCGGCGTGCTTTGCGGCGGGTTTGCCGAGAGTTCGCTGAGGCAAGCCGGATGCGTCGAGGTGTATCCGGGGCCTGCTGCGCTGCTAGCCCTTTTCGAACGTTCGTTGCTGCGCAAGTAG
- the ku gene encoding non-homologous end joining protein Ku, whose protein sequence is MAPRANWKGFLRLSLVTCPVALYPATSESEKVSFNQLNRKTGHRIKYAKVDADTGEEVDNEDIVKGYKVDTDTFIEVTKEELENVALESTRTIEIDEFVDRSEIDPRYLIRPYYLVPDGKVGHDAFAVVRETIREMNKVAIGRVVLTNREHIIALEPMDKGLMGTLLRYPYEVRSADEYFDDIQDVKVTKDMLDLARHIVNQKAGHFEPDKFEDQYETALIDLINQKRAGKPITAKARPRGENVVDLMDALRKSIGGGAAAATEAPKKPAKKARKAAAGQKEMLMPIAGKKPAKEAAAKKPAAKPQRKSA, encoded by the coding sequence ATGGCCCCCCGCGCTAACTGGAAAGGCTTCCTGCGTCTTTCCCTCGTCACCTGTCCGGTAGCGCTCTATCCGGCCACGTCGGAATCCGAAAAGGTCTCGTTCAACCAGCTCAACCGGAAGACCGGCCACCGCATCAAGTACGCCAAGGTGGACGCAGATACCGGCGAAGAGGTCGACAACGAGGATATCGTCAAGGGCTACAAGGTCGATACCGACACATTCATCGAAGTGACGAAGGAGGAGCTCGAGAACGTCGCGCTGGAATCGACGCGAACCATCGAGATCGACGAGTTCGTCGACCGCAGCGAGATCGACCCGAGGTATCTGATCCGTCCCTACTACCTGGTGCCGGACGGCAAAGTCGGTCACGACGCCTTCGCGGTCGTCCGCGAAACGATCCGTGAGATGAACAAGGTCGCCATCGGACGGGTGGTGCTGACCAACCGTGAGCACATCATCGCCCTCGAGCCTATGGACAAGGGCCTGATGGGGACGCTGCTGCGCTATCCTTACGAGGTGCGTTCTGCGGACGAATATTTCGACGACATCCAGGATGTCAAAGTCACCAAGGACATGCTTGATCTCGCCAGGCACATCGTCAACCAGAAGGCGGGCCACTTCGAGCCGGACAAGTTCGAAGACCAGTACGAAACCGCCCTCATCGATCTCATCAACCAGAAACGCGCCGGCAAACCTATCACCGCGAAAGCGCGACCCCGCGGCGAGAACGTGGTCGACCTGATGGACGCGCTGCGCAAGAGCATCGGAGGAGGCGCGGCGGCAGCGACAGAGGCGCCGAAGAAACCAGCCAAGAAGGCGCGCAAGGCGGCGGCCGGGCAGAAGGAAATGCTGATGCCGATTGCTGGCAAGAAACCGGCGAAGGAGGCCGCGGCGAAGAAGCCGGCAGCCAAACCGCAGCGAAAGTCGGCCTAG
- the ligD gene encoding non-homologous end-joining DNA ligase, with translation MSRTSTLPKRLQPMLATLTDAAFDDPGWIFEDKYDGFRMIAEIRRGKVALYSRNGKIISRSYMEVAKALEGVKGDAVIDGELVAIGKDGVSHFQLLQNALRHEAKLLYCAFDLMFENVVDLRKQPLLERKKRLKAILPRDKLVAFSAHRKGDGTKFFAEAERKGLEGVMAKRADSAYTSGSRTTDWLKIKTAKRQEVVIAGFTAPRRTRPFFGALVLAVREDDAWRYIGHVGTGFSHKVLEDLHAKLMKLTASKSPFPAKVKDEAATTWVRPSLVAEVKFAEWTGKGELRQPVYLGLRSDKRAKDVVHERERSRK, from the coding sequence ATGAGCCGGACGTCGACCCTGCCCAAGCGCCTGCAGCCGATGCTCGCTACGCTCACCGACGCGGCGTTCGACGATCCCGGCTGGATTTTCGAGGACAAGTACGACGGCTTCCGAATGATCGCGGAAATCCGGCGGGGCAAGGTTGCGCTCTATAGCCGCAATGGCAAGATCATCAGCCGAAGCTATATGGAAGTCGCCAAAGCGCTGGAGGGCGTGAAGGGCGACGCTGTGATCGATGGCGAACTCGTCGCGATCGGAAAGGACGGCGTCTCGCATTTCCAGCTACTCCAAAATGCGCTGCGCCATGAAGCGAAACTCCTGTATTGCGCCTTCGATCTCATGTTTGAGAACGTAGTCGACTTGCGCAAGCAGCCTCTGCTCGAGCGCAAGAAGCGACTGAAGGCGATTCTACCGCGCGACAAGCTGGTCGCCTTCAGCGCTCACCGCAAAGGGGATGGTACCAAATTCTTCGCCGAGGCAGAGCGGAAGGGTTTGGAAGGCGTCATGGCGAAGCGCGCCGACAGCGCGTATACGTCCGGAAGCCGCACCACGGATTGGCTGAAGATCAAGACGGCAAAGCGACAGGAAGTGGTGATCGCCGGCTTCACGGCGCCCAGGCGCACCAGGCCGTTCTTCGGCGCCCTGGTCCTCGCCGTGCGCGAAGATGACGCTTGGCGCTACATCGGTCATGTCGGCACTGGCTTCAGCCACAAGGTCCTGGAAGACCTCCATGCCAAGCTCATGAAGCTGACGGCCTCTAAATCACCCTTCCCTGCCAAAGTGAAGGACGAGGCCGCTACGACCTGGGTCAGGCCGTCGTTGGTGGCCGAGGTCAAATTTGCGGAGTGGACGGGCAAGGGCGAACTGCGCCAGCCCGTCTACCTCGGACTCAGGTCCGACAAGCGCGCGAAGGATGTCGTGCACGAACGAGAACGTTCGCGTAAATAG
- a CDS encoding metallophosphoesterase family protein, translating to MTFKIGIISDTHGLLRPEAEGRLTGVDHIIHAGDIGRPEILDALRRIAPVTAIRGNVDSGEWAREYPDTKLVRLAGKSIYVLHDLKTLQVDPGAGIDVIVSGHSHVPKIDTVGGVLYLNPGSAGRRRFKLPITFATLEVTPAGIRPEIHDLEGD from the coding sequence ATGACGTTCAAGATTGGAATCATTTCGGACACGCACGGCCTTTTGAGGCCCGAGGCGGAAGGACGCCTGACGGGCGTCGATCACATCATTCACGCCGGCGACATCGGACGCCCCGAGATCCTCGACGCGCTTCGCCGGATCGCGCCCGTCACCGCCATCCGCGGAAACGTGGACAGCGGCGAGTGGGCCCGCGAATATCCCGACACGAAACTCGTGCGCCTGGCGGGAAAGTCGATCTACGTCCTGCACGATCTGAAGACGCTGCAGGTCGATCCCGGCGCCGGCATCGACGTGATCGTCTCCGGGCATTCCCACGTACCGAAGATCGACACGGTCGGCGGCGTTCTCTACCTGAATCCCGGCAGCGCGGGACGGCGGCGCTTCAAACTGCCGATCACGTTTGCGACGCTCGAAGTCACGCCTGCGGGCATACGACCGGAAATCCACGACCTTGAAGGCGACTGA
- a CDS encoding DUF302 domain-containing protein, whose amino-acid sequence MAIALYSTRVIPVEHVTISSTKPFEDVRAKLATLAPRIDDGIFTLLRYGESTRAFRELEACPPLTIFGQRDHGALLAIAGLTRRSIQFDIGNPLTASKMTRHQLSAGLYAPIRVLLREDDDGGVAFEYDRPASVFGQFRSDNVDAVAQRLDRELQFLLEAAAA is encoded by the coding sequence ATGGCCATTGCACTGTACTCAACGCGTGTCATTCCGGTCGAGCACGTCACCATCAGCTCAACAAAGCCTTTCGAGGACGTTCGAGCCAAGCTCGCGACCTTGGCACCCCGCATCGATGACGGGATCTTCACTCTCCTGCGATATGGTGAAAGCACGCGGGCGTTTCGAGAGCTGGAGGCATGTCCGCCGCTCACCATTTTCGGTCAGCGTGACCACGGAGCGCTCCTGGCTATTGCTGGGCTGACGCGCCGATCCATCCAGTTCGATATCGGAAATCCGCTCACCGCATCCAAGATGACCCGCCACCAATTGTCCGCCGGGCTCTATGCGCCCATCCGCGTCCTATTGCGCGAGGATGACGATGGCGGTGTCGCGTTTGAATATGACCGACCAGCATCCGTTTTCGGCCAGTTTCGCAGCGATAATGTCGATGCAGTAGCCCAGCGTCTTGATCGCGAGCTCCAATTCTTGTTGGAAGCGGCTGCAGCGTAA
- a CDS encoding ParB/RepB/Spo0J family partition protein, giving the protein MASAVQKIKLSPSRDIPFNKLILSQSNVRRVKAGVSIEQLAESIAQRTLLQSLSVRAVVEADGQETGMFEVPAGGRRYRALELLVKQKRMAKTQPVPCVIRDGGIAEDDSLAENDERVGLHPLDQFRAFKLLRDGGMSEEDIAARHFVSPAIVKQRLRLASVSPKLHDVYADDCITLEQLMAFSVTVDQARQEQAWDNVSRSGNDEPYQIRRMLTENTVRASDRRAQFVGLDIYEQAGGTVLRDLFAHDDGGWLQDVPLLDRLATEKLKAEAETIAAEGWKWIAVAVDFPYGHTSGLRELEGEPTDLTEEERATLDALSAEHAKIEQDYQDADELPDEIDQRLGEIEAAQSVLESRSLIYDPAEIPRAGVFVSINAEGLLAIARGYVRPEDEAPSVVGPESEVHGDGETNDDRHTTNGVVQRAVISVGGAPTEPVEENDDDTVKPLPDRLIIELTAHRTLALRNALANDPAVAFQAVLYNFVLATFYRFSPSSGCLEIAIRTPTFPAQAPGLKESASAEAIDGRNDGWKARLPKDEADLWNVLTTFDGKEQAALFAHCASSAVNALYEPANRYNEGRVSANGIRRSLDHANVLARAVGLDMAAVGWKPTVDNYLGRVTKPRILEAVREVKGEQSVQLIDHLKKGDMAREAERLLEGTGWLPEPLRLDEVGAVGAPAADPEALPEFLAAGEDEADTDDERPHIIAAE; this is encoded by the coding sequence ATGGCAAGCGCCGTTCAGAAAATCAAACTCAGTCCCTCCCGCGATATTCCCTTCAACAAGCTGATCTTGAGCCAGTCCAACGTCCGCCGCGTAAAGGCCGGCGTCTCGATCGAGCAACTGGCGGAGAGCATCGCTCAGCGCACACTCCTGCAAAGCTTGAGCGTCCGTGCGGTCGTCGAGGCCGACGGCCAGGAGACCGGCATGTTCGAGGTGCCCGCCGGTGGCCGCCGCTACCGCGCGCTCGAACTGCTGGTCAAGCAGAAGCGTATGGCGAAGACGCAACCTGTCCCCTGCGTTATCAGGGATGGTGGTATCGCCGAGGACGATTCCCTTGCCGAGAACGACGAGCGGGTCGGCCTGCATCCGCTCGATCAGTTCCGCGCGTTCAAGCTGCTGCGTGACGGTGGCATGAGTGAAGAGGATATCGCCGCGCGGCACTTCGTCTCGCCGGCGATCGTCAAGCAGCGCCTCCGTCTGGCGTCCGTGTCGCCGAAGCTGCACGACGTCTATGCCGACGATTGCATTACGCTCGAACAGTTGATGGCCTTCTCGGTCACGGTCGACCAGGCGCGTCAGGAGCAGGCCTGGGACAATGTCAGCAGATCCGGCAACGACGAGCCATATCAGATCCGGCGGATGCTGACGGAGAACACCGTGCGCGCTTCCGACCGTCGCGCCCAGTTCGTCGGGCTAGATATCTACGAGCAGGCCGGCGGTACCGTCCTACGGGATTTGTTCGCACACGACGATGGCGGCTGGTTGCAGGATGTGCCGCTGCTCGATCGTCTCGCTACCGAGAAGCTGAAAGCCGAGGCCGAGACGATCGCGGCCGAAGGCTGGAAGTGGATCGCGGTGGCCGTCGATTTCCCCTACGGTCACACTAGCGGGTTGCGCGAGCTTGAGGGCGAACCGACTGATCTGACTGAGGAGGAGCGGGCGACGCTTGACGCCCTCAGCGCCGAGCACGCCAAGATCGAGCAGGATTACCAGGACGCCGACGAACTGCCCGACGAGATTGATCAGCGCCTCGGAGAAATCGAGGCGGCGCAGTCCGTCCTGGAATCTCGATCACTTATCTACGATCCGGCCGAGATCCCCCGCGCCGGCGTCTTCGTCAGCATCAATGCCGAGGGTTTGCTGGCGATCGCCCGTGGCTACGTGCGGCCGGAAGATGAGGCGCCCAGCGTCGTCGGTCCCGAAAGCGAAGTACACGGCGACGGAGAGACCAACGATGACCGGCATACGACCAATGGTGTGGTCCAACGCGCGGTCATCTCTGTCGGCGGTGCGCCAACCGAACCCGTCGAGGAGAACGACGACGACACGGTCAAGCCGCTGCCGGATCGGCTCATCATCGAGCTGACCGCACATCGCACACTGGCCTTGCGCAATGCGCTGGCCAACGATCCGGCCGTCGCCTTCCAGGCGGTACTGTACAATTTCGTATTGGCGACCTTCTACCGATTCTCACCGTCGAGCGGCTGCCTGGAGATCGCGATCCGGACCCCGACATTCCCTGCTCAAGCGCCCGGCCTGAAGGAGAGTGCATCAGCGGAAGCTATCGACGGGCGCAATGACGGATGGAAAGCCCGCCTGCCCAAGGACGAAGCTGATCTGTGGAACGTGCTCACGACGTTCGACGGGAAAGAGCAGGCCGCGTTGTTCGCGCATTGTGCGTCATCCGCGGTCAATGCACTCTACGAGCCCGCCAACCGCTACAATGAGGGCCGCGTCTCCGCGAACGGCATACGCCGAAGCCTCGATCATGCCAACGTTCTTGCCCGCGCCGTCGGTCTCGATATGGCAGCAGTGGGCTGGAAGCCGACCGTCGACAACTATCTCGGCCGGGTCACCAAACCTCGCATTCTCGAGGCCGTGCGCGAGGTAAAGGGTGAGCAATCGGTACAACTCATCGACCACCTCAAGAAAGGCGACATGGCGCGGGAGGCCGAGAGACTGCTCGAGGGGACCGGATGGTTACCTGAACCACTTCGTCTCGATGAGGTGGGCGCGGTAGGAGCGCCCGCTGCAGATCCCGAGGCGTTACCGGAGTTTCTCGCGGCCGGCGAGGACGAAGCCGACACTGACGACGAACGGCCACACATCATTGCAGCAGAATAA